A single Pseudosulfitobacter pseudonitzschiae DNA region contains:
- a CDS encoding DEAD/DEAH box helicase family protein, giving the protein MAETDLAAAPKVGTNIDRPVIDLYRPHITSGDCLIVTGYQDFLSSLAVLMKEVKELKDPDTDPDIRIRISFGIDTGNSRRLAKPRPVTEEMKLYWLEKSGLQVEDDDDLLAVLAKRAIQTRKIELRVFDPVLAQSRLGINGDRRMHSKIVSSPIGAVAGSANFSRSGLYSNIEYADGLDAGTHELQLERTSAAEQIWDVSTDWTAEALEILDKLIKPATAEDATARMIAEQKGFEPWLTGSRQEITGHTLYDYQQELTYEACSITYDNGIAFVEAPTGSGKTEIGCHLAEALSETFSRVIPRSPVHGVARKNAAVIAPPKVIPSWEKHSTNSLEAIPNTSLSKKRLRGAGDDNETGLRLDQFGILIIDESHTVTPGFEQASQMAAAVELAPPSWNVCLSATLLGNRDVDWLTHMQEKRASIFMTPNYIQAMGELFDREMQSSPDIFDQKAPLAVLSEPETALSRQARTELSELISPFLARRQRRCIGEDEDRSKHGYPKLANHGRPKTLKLTKPQRARLDEILALCNDLAPGGRVTAVEKSRFGHVKTQQSTQDQLHIRNLLNILRVNAAQAAWEMSHGVIGKWLREFEQGSKKGRRAPHPGQSDMFGLLGVDALAAPEKCDALAQKLNSRSLREVDEKRYEACHRIQQQMDRVVFLAERTDTLEIFAEALSRRGHHTNFVVGNQTKGDERAVKAIFGNGPDGFRRITHGKSVESYFRPGGRNAPEGPASVFLTYKMAEGINLQSADTLVLLGVTSNLKELIQGLGRIDRIDSQFGVVNYHLVDIPVGQFASDEKVTNRIENYRTLAGEELIDAVQEDGSDDTEVILESVTRYLGSARRLRDNNFHDVLARTKETISPERYRLIRKAKIEGTWGAELALLSARESFTALHLKGVDKPTNFFPPRLLLLHASETGLTLERGQLACAKTLDSAYERTRSLGMEQTRMTEEDLASALETVSGQLGVLTEWDLRPARVESLMKACAEFMSRRGDKNHDDRELFGHLSLPAIEMICESWSRLLDPFWEQAKQEVRDSFAYEDLPKGYIAIQAILQKLENDVRHADEVHQKMSKVIEEAELLSRDHEPEIGRRVSVVFFSTGAGEH; this is encoded by the coding sequence TTGGCCGAGACCGACCTCGCGGCTGCGCCCAAGGTCGGGACCAATATCGACCGGCCTGTCATTGACCTCTACCGGCCGCACATCACGTCTGGCGATTGCCTGATCGTGACTGGCTATCAGGACTTCCTTTCTTCGCTCGCCGTCCTGATGAAAGAGGTCAAGGAGCTAAAAGACCCTGACACAGACCCAGACATCCGCATTCGGATATCATTCGGTATCGATACGGGGAACTCTCGACGTTTGGCAAAACCGAGACCTGTAACTGAAGAAATGAAGCTCTATTGGCTGGAAAAGTCCGGCCTGCAGGTCGAGGATGACGATGACCTGCTCGCTGTGCTTGCAAAGCGCGCGATCCAAACTCGCAAGATTGAGCTTCGCGTCTTTGACCCCGTGCTGGCCCAGTCCCGCCTGGGGATCAACGGGGATCGTCGGATGCATTCCAAGATTGTGAGTTCGCCAATAGGCGCGGTGGCTGGCTCGGCGAACTTCTCACGCTCAGGGCTGTACAGCAATATTGAATATGCAGATGGGCTCGACGCTGGAACGCATGAGCTCCAGCTTGAGCGCACCAGTGCGGCTGAGCAGATTTGGGACGTTTCGACCGACTGGACTGCTGAAGCGCTCGAGATCCTCGACAAGCTGATAAAGCCCGCCACCGCCGAAGACGCCACGGCGCGCATGATCGCGGAGCAGAAGGGCTTTGAGCCCTGGCTCACAGGCAGTCGCCAAGAAATCACCGGGCACACGCTCTATGATTACCAACAGGAGCTGACCTATGAGGCCTGCTCTATCACGTATGATAACGGTATAGCCTTCGTAGAGGCGCCTACAGGCTCGGGTAAAACCGAAATCGGATGCCACCTCGCCGAGGCCTTATCGGAAACCTTTTCTCGGGTCATTCCACGCTCTCCTGTGCACGGTGTCGCCAGGAAGAACGCGGCTGTCATCGCGCCGCCGAAGGTCATCCCGAGCTGGGAAAAGCACTCCACGAACTCTTTGGAGGCCATACCAAACACTAGTCTTTCGAAGAAGCGCCTGAGAGGAGCTGGCGACGACAACGAGACCGGTCTGAGACTAGATCAGTTCGGTATACTTATCATCGACGAAAGCCATACGGTTACGCCCGGCTTCGAACAGGCATCCCAGATGGCTGCAGCGGTCGAACTCGCACCACCAAGCTGGAATGTCTGCTTGTCTGCCACGCTGCTGGGCAATCGTGACGTGGACTGGCTTACCCATATGCAAGAAAAGCGCGCCTCTATCTTCATGACCCCAAACTACATACAGGCCATGGGTGAGCTGTTTGACCGCGAAATGCAAAGTTCGCCTGACATTTTCGATCAGAAAGCACCACTTGCTGTCTTATCCGAACCGGAAACGGCTCTTTCACGGCAGGCCCGCACGGAACTCTCTGAGCTGATTTCGCCTTTTCTGGCGCGCCGCCAGCGCCGATGCATTGGCGAGGACGAGGATCGCTCCAAGCATGGCTACCCCAAGCTTGCCAATCATGGGCGACCCAAAACGCTGAAGCTCACGAAACCTCAGAGGGCACGCCTCGACGAAATCTTGGCACTGTGTAATGATCTCGCACCCGGCGGGCGGGTTACGGCAGTCGAGAAGAGCCGTTTCGGCCACGTCAAAACGCAGCAGAGTACTCAGGACCAGCTCCATATCCGAAACCTGCTGAACATACTTCGAGTGAACGCAGCGCAGGCAGCTTGGGAGATGTCCCACGGCGTTATCGGGAAATGGCTGCGGGAATTTGAGCAAGGCTCCAAGAAGGGGCGTAGAGCGCCGCACCCAGGTCAGTCCGATATGTTCGGTCTGCTTGGCGTCGACGCGCTGGCGGCACCCGAGAAGTGTGACGCTCTAGCCCAAAAGCTCAACTCGCGTTCGCTACGCGAGGTTGACGAAAAGCGGTACGAAGCCTGCCACCGCATCCAGCAACAGATGGACCGGGTTGTTTTCCTCGCAGAGCGCACAGACACGCTCGAAATCTTCGCTGAAGCGCTGTCACGCCGCGGTCACCACACGAACTTCGTTGTTGGTAACCAGACGAAGGGTGATGAGAGGGCAGTCAAGGCCATCTTTGGCAACGGACCGGATGGCTTTCGACGGATCACGCACGGCAAGTCTGTCGAGTCCTACTTTCGTCCTGGCGGGAGGAACGCCCCGGAAGGGCCAGCATCGGTCTTTTTAACCTACAAGATGGCCGAGGGTATCAACCTTCAGTCAGCCGATACGCTTGTTCTGCTTGGGGTGACGTCGAACCTCAAGGAACTCATCCAAGGATTGGGGCGCATCGACCGCATCGACAGTCAATTTGGGGTTGTGAACTATCACCTTGTCGATATTCCGGTTGGTCAGTTTGCGTCAGATGAGAAGGTGACCAACCGCATCGAGAACTATCGAACACTTGCTGGTGAAGAACTAATTGACGCTGTGCAGGAGGATGGCTCAGACGACACCGAAGTAATTTTGGAAAGCGTGACCAGATACCTCGGATCGGCCAGGCGCTTGCGAGACAACAACTTCCACGACGTTCTAGCTCGGACGAAAGAGACGATCTCTCCGGAGCGTTACAGGCTCATCCGTAAGGCAAAAATCGAAGGCACCTGGGGCGCTGAATTAGCTCTCTTGTCCGCTAGAGAGAGCTTCACCGCGCTGCATCTGAAGGGCGTCGACAAGCCGACCAACTTCTTCCCTCCGCGTTTGCTGCTGCTACATGCTTCTGAGACTGGCCTGACTTTGGAGCGAGGTCAGCTGGCCTGCGCAAAGACCCTTGATTCAGCATACGAGCGGACCAGAAGCCTGGGCATGGAACAGACCAGGATGACAGAGGAGGATCTGGCAAGCGCGCTTGAGACCGTCTCTGGCCAACTTGGAGTGCTTACGGAATGGGACCTACGCCCAGCACGCGTTGAAAGCTTGATGAAAGCATGTGCTGAGTTCATGAGCCGGCGGGGTGACAAGAACCACGATGATCGAGAGCTGTTCGGGCACCTATCCCTCCCCGCCATCGAAATGATCTGTGAGTCTTGGAGCAGGCTGCTCGATCCCTTCTGGGAGCAAGCCAAGCAAGAGGTGCGGGACAGCTTCGCCTACGAGGACCTGCCGAAGGGATACATCGCGATCCAAGCAATTCTGCAGAAGCTTGAAAATGACGTTCGACACGCTGACGAGGTACACCAAAAGATGTCCAAGGTGATCGAGGAAGCAGAGCTTCTGTCGAGGGATCATGAACCAGAGATCGGGCGGCGGGTTTCGGTGGTCTTCTTTTCGACCGGAGCGGGCGAACACTAA